One Streptomyces formicae genomic window, CTGGTCTACGCCGAGCGCATCGCCGCCGACATCGCGGCGCGGCACGCGGAGAACGCCCTGCACGCGCGCGTGCCCGCCCCCGTGACCCGGCCGCGGACGCCCGCCCACCCCCTGCTGCCGCCGGAGGCGCGCTTCGCCATCCAGCGCGTCATGACCGAGGGCGCCGGAGTGCTGCGCTCCGCCGCGTCCCTCGCCGAGGCGGCGGCCCGTCTCGCCCGCATCCACGCCCAGGCCGCCGGCGCGCTCGCCGACGACGGCAAGACCGCGGAGCCCGGCGTCGACACCTGGGAGGCCACCAACCTCCTGTGCGTCGCCCGTGTCCTGGTCGCCGCCGCCCAGCGCCGCGAGGAGACCCGCGGCTGCCACTGGCGCGAGGACCACGCCGACCGTGACGACGCGGCCTGGCGGCGCCACATCGTCGTACGCCTGAATCCGGACAGGACGCTGGCGGTAGACACGACAGCGACCCCCGATTTCCCTCCGACCCGTCCCAGTCCCCAGGAGCAGTGACCGTGAGCACCCCCGACAACCTCCCCCTCGCCGCCCCCTCAGCCGCAGGCGGTGGCTGTGGCGACGCCTGCGGCTGCGGCGGTGACGACGCGTACGACCCCATGGAGTGCGGTCTCGACCCCGCCCTTGCCCAGCTCCTGACCGAGGCGGGCCTCGACCCCGTGCAGGTCGAGGACATCGCGCACATGGCCATCGAGGAGGACCTGGACGGCGGCGTGGACGTCACCACGGTCGCCACCATCCCCGAGGACGCCGTCGCCACCGCCGACTTCGCCGCGCGCGAGGCGGGCACCGTCGCGGGCCTGCGCGTCGCCGAAGCCGTCCTCTCCGTAGTGTGCGAGGACGAGTTCGAGGTCGAGCGGCACGTCGAGGACGGCGACCGCGTCGCTGCGGGCACCGTGCTGCTCAGCGTCACCACCCGCACCCGCGACCTGCTCACCGCCGAGCGCAGCGCGCTCAACATCCTGTGCCGCCTCTCCGGCATCGCGACCGCCACGCGCGCGTGGGCGGACGTCCTGGAGGGCACGAAGACGCGGGTGCGCGACACCCGCAAGACGACGCCCGGCTACCGCGCCCTGGAGAAGTACGCGGTGCGCATGGGCGGCGGCGTGAACCACCGCATGTCGCTCTCCGACGCGGCCCTGGTCAAGGACAACCACGTGGTCGCCGCGGGCGGCGTGGAGCAGGCGTTCAAGGCCGTGCGCGAGCAGTTCCCCGGTCTGGCCATCGAGGTCGAGGTCGACACCCTCCACCAGCTGCGCGAGGTCCTGGACGCGGGCGCCGACCTGATCCTCCTGGACAACTTCACGCCGGGCGAGACCGCGGAGGCCGTGGCCCTGGTGGACGGCCGCGCCTTCCTGGAGTCCTCGGGCCGCCTCACCCGGGAGAACGCGCGCGCGTACGCCGATACGGGCGTGGACTACGTGTCGGTGGGCGCGCTCACCCACTCGTCGCCGATCCTGGACATCGGTCTCGACCTTCGGGAAGCGGTGCGGGACTGATGCTGCTCACCATCGACGTAGGCAACACGCACACGGTCCTCGGCCTCTTCGACGGCGAGGACATCGTCGAGCACTGGCGCATCTCCACCGACGCCCGCCGCACCGCCGACGAACTGGCGGTGCTCCTCAACGGATTGATGGGCATGCACCCGCTGCTCGGCGAGGAGCTGGGCGACGGCATCGACGGCATCGCGATCTGTTCCACCGTCCCCTCGGTCCTGCACGAGCTGCGCGAGGTCACCAGGCGCTACTACGGAGACGTGCCCGCCGTGCTCGTCGAACCGGGCATCAAGACCGGCGTCCCGATCCTCATGGACAACCCCAAGGAGGTCGGCGCCGACCGCATCATCAACGCGGTCGCGGCGGTCGAGCTCTACGGAGGCCCGGCGATCGTCGTCGACTTCGGCACGGCGACGACCTTCGACGCGGTCTCCGCGCGCGGGGAGTACGCCGGTGGCGTGATCGCCCCCGGCATCGAGATCTCGGTGGAGGCCCTCGGCGTGCGCGGCGCCCAGCTCCGCAAGATCGAGCTGGCCAGGCCGCGCAGCGTCATCGGCAAGAACACCGTGGAGGCCATGCAGGCGGGCATCCTGTACGGCTTCGCGGGGCAGGTCGACGGCGTCGTGAACCGCATGGCGCGCGAACTGGCGGGCCCGGGCGGCGACCCCGAGGACGTGACGGTGATCGCCACGGGCGGCCTCGCCCCGATGGTGCTCGGCGAGGCGTCGGTCATCGACGAGCACGAGCCGTGGCTGACGCTGATCGGACTCCGGCTCGTCTACGAGCGGAACGTGGCCCGGGGCTGAGCCCACCCCTCCCACCGGGGCGAAAGGGCGCGTACGCGCCGAAAGGCCCCCGGGGCCGGACGGCGCGAACCAGCCGCCGCGGAGTGCGCGCAGGTCGAACGGGCTTGCGCACACAACCCTCGTACCTTTACAAGAGTCTGCGCGGGGACGGGACTTGAGTGGGTTCGGACGGGCTGGGGCGAATGACGCGTAAGCGACGATGGTGGGCTGCCGCGGCGGTCATGGCACTGGCGATACCGGCGACCGCCCCGACAGCGGCCGCCCTGCCCGCCGCCGGGGCCCAGGAGCGCCACCTCGTCACCCAACCCGCCGCCCAGAGCCCACAAGACCCCTCCGAGCCCCCGCAAGGCCCCTCCGAGCCCCCTGAGGCCCCCGCCCAGGTCTGGTCCCGGATCTCGGTGCCCCAGCTGTCCCTGCCGCGCTCCGGCGAAGCCGTCGCCATCGACCCCATGATCGAGTTCTACGACGGCGGCACGTCCCTGCCGGGCCCCCGCGACGTGCGGCTCGTCATCGACACCAGCGGACTGCGGGGCGTCGCCACCGTGAAGGTCACGGACGACCTCTGCGCGGCCGAAGGGCCCCTCGTCACCTGCGAGTTCGAGAAGCATCTGAGGGGCCCCGACAAGCCGATCTCGGTCACCGCCGTCGCGGGCGTCGCGGCGGGCACCTCCGCGACCATCCGCTACGAAGTGACCGGCGAGCGCCTCACCGGCGCGAGGACCACCTCCCGCGTCTCCCTCGGCACGCCGAGCCTCGAAGTCGCCCAACTCCCCGACGAGAAGGGACTGGAGACCGGCCAGGACGTCGAGATCCCCGTCGTCCTGCGCAACACCGGCGACCGCGTGACCGAGCGGATCGCCGTCGAGGCCGCGGGCGACTCGGGCGTACGGCTCGCCCAGCGGCACAGCAACTGCCGCTACCGGCAGGGCGATCACGGCGACCACATCGCGGCGGTCACCTGCTACTTCGACCGGCCCCTCGCCCCCGGCGAGACCGTCGCCCTCGCCTCGCCGCTGCCCGGTTCTCTCACCGACGACGCCTTTCACACCCAGGTCACGTACTCCGCGGAGGCCGTCCCCGAGGAGCAGGACACCACCCAGGGCGGCACCCCGGGACGCGGCCCCGAGCTGACCCTCGTCCCGGCACGGGGACAGGGCACCGGCTTCGCCGCCGAGCGCGTGGTGCGGTTCGTGGCCAAGAACAGCGCGGACATCCGCGCGGTCGGCGACACCCTGAAGCCCGGCAAGAAGGGCACGACCCGAGAGCTCACCTTCGGTCTGCACAACGAAGGCCCCGCGCGGATCGCCCGCCCCCTGCGCGAACCTGCCGTCTACGTAGAGGTGACCCTGCCCAAGGGCGTGGTGGCGAGCACCGTACGCGTCGACGAGGAACCGGACGAGAACGCGGACGGCGACTGCTTCACCTACGAAGGCGGGAAGCGGAAGCCCTTCGCGCCGGGCCACCGCCGCTATCTGTGCCCCGACGCGGGAGTGGAGGCGCCCGGCAGCGGACAGTCCTACTTCTTCGAAGTCCGCTACTCCGAAGACGTCGCCGCGGTCGAGGGCACCGTCCGGGTGCGCTCCGGAGACACCGACCGTCCCGGAGACGGCGGTTTCGACCTCAACGACCCCGACCCGTCCAACGACGAGGCACCGATCGTCGTCGGCAAGAAGGCCGCGGGAGCCGAGAAGGCCGCGGACGCGCACCCCATGGCGGAGGCAGGCGCCGGGATCCTGCCGTGGATCGCGGCCGCGGCCGCCGCGCTGCTCGGCGTCGGAGCGGTCGTCTTCGCCCTGGTCCGCCGCCGCGCCGAATGACCGACCGCCGAGTGCCCGCCGGGTGAAGGTGACCGCCGCCGCGCCATGAAGTGGCGTTAAGCGGATTTTGTCCGTTCCGTGCGTATCGTCGTCCCATGCCCACGCCCTATGGATCTCGTGGCGGCATGGCCTTCGGTGCGGAGGAACTGCGTGTGCTCCGCCGCGCCCTGGCCCTCGCCCTGCACCCCAGCCCCGTCAGCGACGAGGACGTCAAGGACTGTCTTCGCCTCGCCGAATCGGTCGACGAGGCCGTACGCGAGGGAGCCAGACTCCGCGCGTTCCTGGTGGCCGACCTCGCGCGGTACCGGGCGGCCCTGCCCGGCACCGCGGCCGGCTACCTCGGTCTCCTGGACGACGCGCTCGGCGCCGGGTACCAGCCGGGCGCCGACGATCTCGCGGCGCTGCGCGCCCTGCGCGGCAACGCCGTCGCGGCCGCGCTGCTCGACCGGTGCCGGATCCTCGCCGAGAAGGCCGTGCGGGCCAGACTCGCGGGCCGCGCCGTCCCGGCCCCCGCCCGCGCCCTCGTTCCCGCGTCGCGCACCAGGCTGCTCGCGCTGCCCGGCGGTCTCGACGCGGCGGACGAACCGGCCGCGCCGAAGCCCAGGACACCCCGGACGCCGCCCGAGCGTCCGGCCGCTCCGGAGCCGTCCCGCCCGGTCCCCACCCCGGCCGAGGTCTTCCCGCCCAAGCGCCGCCCCGAGACCCCCGCGGACCCGCCGCACCAGCTCGCCGCGGGCTAGCTACTCTGGGGGCATGGACTACGTTTCCGCGCTCGTGCCCCCCGTAGTGATGGCCGTGTTCTTCACCGGTCTGATCGTGACGATCGTGAAGACCCAGGGCGGTGCCAACAAGGCGAAGGAGGACGCGGCCGCCGACGCCGCCGTCGCCCGCGCCGAATCCGTCCGTCAGTCCCCCGAGGCCGGCGGCGCCTGATCCGCATCTCATCGCACTTATGGGTGCCCGGTATCCTCGGTATCCCCGGTGTGACCTGCAAACGTCACCCGGTGTGCCCGGGCGCGCACCACGGCGTACGACTCCAGCGTTTTAGAGTCGTACGCCCTTTTTGTTGCAGAAATTAGGGGTACGCCACGTCCCTCACGCATCACGCCAATAGTGACGTCTCCCACTATTGTTCTGCTGTGCCTCGTCCATTGGGAGAACTCGAAGACTCAGTCATGACGCGGGTGTGGAAGTGGAACCGCCCCGTGACCGTTCGAGAAGTCCTGGAAGACCTTCAGCAGGAACGGTCCATCGCGTACACGACCGTGATGACCGTTTTGGACAATCTCCATCAGAAGGGCTGGGTGCGTCGCGAAGCGGAAGGGCGTGCCTATCGATATGAGGCGGTGTCCACTCGTGCCGCCTACGCGGCCGCACTGATGAACGAAGCGTGGTCGCGCAGTGACAACCCCGCGGCCGCACTCGTCGCCTTCTTCGGCATGATGTCGCCGGAACAGCGCGAAGCCCTGAGTGATGCCATGCGTATCGTCCAAGGCCCGGAGAACCCCGGCTCCCCAGAGCGTGGCGCAGAGCGATAGCGTCCGCCCATGGCAGCAGACGTACCCGAACTCAGCGAACTCAGTGCAAAAGCGGTCTCCCTCCGCAGGGCGCGAACCGCCGATGTCCCGGCCGTCCGCCGCCTCCTCGACTCCTACGTCGGCGAGCGCATCCTCCTGGACAAAGCGACGGTGACGCTTTACGAGGACATCCAGGAGTTCTGGGTGGCGGAACGCGACGACAACGCGGAGGTGGTCGGCTGCGGCGCTCTGCACGTGATGTGGGAAGACCTCGCGGAAGTCCGCACGCTCGCGGTGAACCCGGAGGTCAAGGGGGTCGGGGTGGGGCATCAGTTGCTCGGGAAGTTGCTCCAGACCGCCCGCTGGCTCGGCGTCCGCAAGGTTTTCTGTCTCACCTTCGAAGTCGACTTCTTCGCGAAGCACGGGTTCGTGGAGATCGGCGAGACTCCGGTCGACGGAGATGTCTACAGCGAGCTCCTGCGTTCCTATGACGAGGGCGTCGCGGAGTTCCTCGGCCTCGAACGAGTGAAACCGAACACCTTGGGCAACAGCCGGATGCTTCTGCATCTGTGATCGCCACCGTGGTATTCCGGACGGCCTCCTGCCCAGGTGGGCTATGTCCGAAACGCGTATGTTTCCAGGCTTCTCGGGGCGCCTGGTCTCTCCCAGGGGTTTGTGTTTTTCCAGCAAAAGCGGTTTGCTTTCCGACGTACTGCAGTACTGCATATAACAGGGGCCGGTGAATCGGCGGCGCACGTCGTGCGGGACGGCCTCGTAGTTATCGATGAAAGGAAATCCGGTGGCACAGAAGGTTCAGGTCCTTCTTGTCGATGACCTCGACGGTGGCGAGGCGGACGAGACCGTGACGTTCGCGTTGGACGGCAAGTCGTACGAGATCGACCTCACCACTGCCAACGCGGACAAGCTCCGTGGGGCTCTTGAGGACTTCGTCAAGGCCGGTCGGCGCACGGGCGGCCGTGGTTCCGGCGGCCGCGGCAAGGCTCGTGCCGCTGCCGCGAGCGGTGGTCAGGACACCGCCGCGATTCGCGCCTGGGCAAAGGAGAACGGTTTCGAGGTCAATGACCGCGGCCGCGTTCCCGCGTCCATTCGTGAGGCCTACGAGAAGGCCAACGGCTGACGGCTGCGACGCCGCAACCGGACCCGGTGGCACTGCGTTGCCGCCGTGTCCACAAGTCGTACGAGATCGGAGCCCACGGCGGGGTCGCTGTGGGGCACCGTCCCGCCTCCCCCCACAGTGGGCAGGGACGGAAGCGCCGGCAGCGTCGGCTCCACCTCGCGCCCGGGCTCCGGGGGTCGCAGCCAGACGGCGGCACCCCGCGAGCCGGACCACCCGGGGGGAGTGGGCGCGTCGATCCGCCCACCGGCCCCCACCGCGGTGAGACCCAGGGGAATGCTTCCCCACTCCAGCCAGTCGAGCAGCCCCGGCAGCTCGTCCGCGCCTCCCGCACTCACCAGGAGACGCATCGTTTCCCCGCGCAGGGCCACCGGAGCCATCGGGCCGAGGTGGCGCAGGGCCGCGAAGCCGGCCTCCGCCGGGAGCTCCAGGACGTCGAAGCGCAGGCCCGTGAGCAGTCGCACGGGACCCGGCTCCGGCGCGGTCGCCCAGCCGAGCTCGTTCTCGTACCACTGCCGCACCGGGTCGCTCTGCTCGACCGGCGTGCGGGGCTGGGGAACCGTGGGGGCCATGTCCGAGCAACAGCCGGAAGGCCGCGAGGGTTACGCAGGGTCGTCGATCGGTTGCGTACGGTGTCCGGAAAGAGGGCGTACGGGCGTGTTCGGCGGCGCAAGGGTGTTCGCCCGTAGCTGAGGGAACCGGTGCGCGCCGCATGGAGTGTCAGTCCTTACGGGTAAGACATCCCTAGTGGGGAGGGGCGACACGCGGGCTTCGGCGTCTCACGTTCGCCATCGGCGTAGTGATGGTGAGGGTAACTGCTTGGCCTGCGGGAACATCGTCTCGCACCATCGGGTTGGAGCAGTTGTCGGCGTTCGGGGTCAGGAGATCCTCCGAGATGGTGTCCGGGTGTCGGCAGTTGGAATGAGCGGTCCCCGCTTGCGGGACTAAGCTGCGGAAGGACAGGGAGGGGACCGACCCCTTTACTGCCTGACCGCTCTGAGGAGCGATTAACGATGTTCGAGAGGTTCACCGACCGCGCGCGGCGGGTTGTCGTCCTGGCTCAGGAAGAAGCCCGGATGCTCAACCACAACTACATCGGCACCGAGCACATCCTCCTGGGCTTGATCCATGAGGGCGAGGGTGTCGCCGCTAAGGCCCTGGAGAGCCTCGGGATTTCGCTCGAGGCGGTCCGCCAGCAGGTGGAGGAGATCATCGGGCAGGGCCAGCAGGCTCCGTCCGGGCACATCCCCTTCACCCCCCGTGCCAAGAAGGTCCTGGAGCTCTCGCTCCGCGAGGCCCTTCAGCTGGGCCACAACTACATCGGCACGGAGCACATCCTGCTCGGCCTGATCCGCGAGGGCGAGGGCGTCGCCGCCCAGGTCCTGGTCAAGCTGGGCGCCGACCTCAACCGGGTGCGGCAGCAGGTCATCCAGCTGCTCTCCGGTTATCAGGGCAAGGAGACCGCCACCGCCGGCGGTCCTGCGGAGGGCACGCCTTCCACGTCCCTGGTCCTCGACCAGTTCGGCAGGAACCTCACCCAGGCGGCCCGCGAATCCAAGCTCGACCCGGTCATCGGGCGCGAGAAGGAGATCGAGCGGGTCATGCAGGTGCTGTCCCGCCGTACGAAGAACAACCCGGTCCTGATCGGTGAGCCCGGCGTCGGCAAGACCGCCGTCGTCGAGGGCCTCGCTCAGGCCATCGTCAAGGGCGAGGTGCCCGAGACCCTCAAGGACAAGCACCTCTACACCCTCGACCTCGGTGCGCTGGTCGCCGGTTCCCGCTACCGCGGTGACTTCGAGGAGCGCCTGAAGAAGGTCCTCAAGGAGATCCGCACCCGCGGCGACATCATCCTGTTCATCGACGAGCTGCACACGCTCGTGGGTGCGGGTGCCGCCGAGGGCGCCATCGACGCGGCTTCCATCCTGAAGCCGATGCTGGCCCGCGGTGAGCTCCAGACCATCGGCGCCACCACGCTCGACGAGTACCGCAAGCACCTGGAGAAGGACGCCGCGCTCGAGCGCCGCTTCCAGCCCATCCAGGTCGCGGAGCCGTCGCTGCCGCACACCATCGAGATCCTCAAGGGCCTGCGCGACCGGTACGAGGCGCACCACCGCGTCTCGATCACGGACGAGGCCCTCGTCCAGGCCGCGACCCTGGCCGACCGGTACATCTCGGACCGCTTCCTGCCGGACAAGGCGATCGACCTGATCGACGAGGCCGGTTCCCGGATGCGCATCCGCCGGATGACCGCGCCGCCGGACCTCCGCGAGTTCGACGAGAAGATCGCGGGCGTGCGTCGCGACAAGGAGTCGGCGATCGACTCCCAGGACTTCGAGAAGGCGGCCTCTCTCCGCGACAAGGAGAAGCAGCTGCTCGCCGCGAAGGCCAAGCGCGAGAAGGAATGGAAGGCCGGCGACATGGACGTCGTCGCCGAGGTCGACGGCGAGCTGATCGCCGAGGTCCTCGCGACCGCCACCGGCATCCCGGTCTTCAAGCTGACGGAGGAGGAGTCCTCCCGTCTGCTGCGCATGGAGGACGAGCTCCACAAGCGCGTCATCGGCCAGAAGGACGCCGTCAAGGCGCTCTCGAAGGCGATCCGGCGTACGCGAGCGGGTCTGAAGGACCCGAAGCGTCCCGGTGGTTCGTTCATCTTCGCGGGCCCGTCCGGTGTCGGTAAGACCGAGCTGTCCAAGGCGCTCGCCGAATTCCTCTTCGGTGACGAGGACGCGCTGATCTCCCTCGACATGTCGGAGTTCAGCGAGAAGCACACGGTCTCGCGCCTCTTCGGTTCGCCCCCCGGATACGTGGGCTACGAAGAGGGCGGCCAGCTGACCGAGAAGGTCCGTCGCAAGCCGTTCTCCGTCGTCCTCTTCGACGAGGTCGAAAAGGCCCACCCGGACATCTTCAACTCGCTCCTGCAGATCCTGGAGGACGGTCGCCTGACCGACTCCCAGGGCCGCGTCGTGGACTTCAAGAACACGGTCATCATCATGACGACCAACCTTGGTACCCGCGACATCTCGAAGGGCTTCAACCTGGGCTTCGCGGCCCAGGGCGACACGAAGTCCAACTACGAGCGGATGAAGAACAAGGTCAGCGACGAGCTGAAGCAGCACTTCCGTCCGGAGTTCCTGAACCGCGTCGACGACGTCGTCGTCTTCCCGCAGCTCAGCCAGGACGACATCCTCCAGATCGTCGACCTGATGATCACCAAGGTGGACGAGCGCCTCAAGGACCGGGACATGGGCATCGAGCTCTCCCAGCCCGCGAAGGAGCTGCTCGCGAAGAAGGGCTACGACCCGGTGCTCGGCGCGCGTCCGCTGCGACGCACGATCCAGCGCGAGGTCGAGGACACCCTCTCCGAGAAGATCCTCTTCGGTGAGCTCCGCCCCGGCCACATCGTGGTCGTCGACGTGGAGGGCGAGGGCGACACCGCCACGTTCACCTTCCGCGGCGAGGAGAAGGCGGCGCTGCCGGACGTCCCGCCGATCGAGTCGGCCGCCGGTGGCGGCGCGGGCCCGAACCTGAGCAAGGAGGCGTGACGCTCGCGCTGAGCTGATCGCTTGCGGCAACGCTTGCAGGGGCTGCCCCGGACCGTTTCGTACGGTCCGGGGCAGCCCCTTTTCCGTACGGTCAATCGCCGTGTGACGGGCGGACGGTGAGGCGAACATGCGGTGGCACCTGCTGCGCTTCGGCCTCGCTCACGTGGGAGTACACCCAGACGTCGGTCAGGTTCGGGAAGGCCGAGAGCCAGGAGAGCCCTTCGGCGGGGTGGGGTGCGTCCAGCGTGAGACGGGTGAGCTGCTCGGGCACGATGAGCTCGGTGAGGTCCTCGACACGGTAGGCGCCGGTGACGTAGACGTCCGGCCAGCCTCCGATGGCGCGCAGGGCGCGGAGGTCCTCGGGGGCGTGGACGGGAACGGTGGGCCGGGAGGACAGGTGCGCGATGACTTCCCGTACGTAGAGCTCGCGATCGAAGCCCCCCCAGCACAGGGCCAGGGCCAACTGGACCCAGCTGCTGGGGTGGTCGCGAAAGCGCGTCAGGAAGTGCAGGGCCTGCGGGCTGCCGACCCTGGCGGCCGCGAAGACCACCAGACGGGCGAGCTCGTCGTCGACCTCGTTGGGGCCGGGCAGCAGGTGGAGCACCAGATCGCGGCCCGCCTCCGCCAAGGTGTGGGCCTCGCGGACCGTCCGCGGCGGAACGAGCGTCCGTACTCCCTCCTCCACCAGCTGCCGCACGGCCGGTGCCACCTCCGCCGCGTACGGCAGCGCGGCCGCCGCGAGCAGCTTGCCGCGCGCCGTGTTGCCCGCCACCAGCCGCCGCAGCATCCGCTCCGCCTCCTTGGGCCGCGCGTGCGCGACCGCCAGCAGGATGACGTCCTCCCACTGGGTGCGGTCCGCGTGGTTCACGAGCAGGTCGAAGTCCAGCTCCTGCACGGCGAGGCGGGCGCCCAGGTAGTCCTGGAAGGTGCGGTGCAGGAAGTCCACGCGCCCGGCGGCCGGTTCCCGCAACAGGCCCGACCGCAGCAGGAGCCAGGCGTACACGTCCGCACCGCTGCCGTCGAGGTCCATCGAGGGGGCGGCTTCTTCGACGATGTGCACGGCGTCCGAACGGTCCATCTCCGAGCGGCTGTTGCGGATCAGCCACCAGGCGAGTTTCTGCAGGATCTGCACCTGGACGGTGAGCGGGAGGCGCACGGCGGACGAGGGCCCGGGAGCCACCTGCCGCTCGACGTCCCTGCGTTCGAGCAGCATGGTCAGGGCGGCCTCGTACAAGGACTTCCTGTCCTGCGGCAGGAAGCCGCGCCGCTCGCGGTGGAGGGCGCAGAGCATTCCGCACATCAGCGGGTTGGTGGCGAGCCGGTTCAGTTCGGACGCGGCCCGCACGGACCGCAGCAGGGCGGCGCCGACCGCGTCGTCGGCCCCCGCGGCCCGGTGCCAGCGGCGCACGAACGTCTCGACGCCGTCGCGGGCCATCGGCGACAGCGTGAGCTCGACGAAGTCCGTGGTGTCCAGCCACCTGTCCGGGACGGCGGAGGGACGGGTCGTGACGAGCCACAGGTTGCCGGGGAAGGTGCGCGTCAGATCGCGCAGCCACCGCTTGGCGTCCTTGCGCCGCTCCTCGGGGATCTCGTCGATGCCGTCGACGAGGAGCACGCCGCGCCCCGCCCGCAGCACCCGCTCCACCCAGCCCGCGGGCTGCTCCCCGGTGACGAGGCAGCCGACGGCAGCCAAGAAGTCCGCCGGGACGGGGAGTTCGGTACCCGGCCGGACGATCCGCCGCATCGGCAGCACGAACGGCACGCGCCCCATGAGGTGGGTGGCTCCGTGCTCGTACGTCAGGTCGGCCGCCGTCACGGCGAGCCACTGGACCAGGGTCGTCTTGCCGGACCCCGCGACGCCGCGCAGCAGCACGTGGTCGTGCTGGGCGAGGACCTGCTCGGCGGCGACCTGGGCCGCGCCCTCCCCGGGGCGGTCCCTGGTCGCCGCCAGGCTGAGGTAGGCCGTGTCGAGCGGCCACTCGCTGGTCCCGGCGTAGACGTCGAGCCCGTAGATGGTGAGGGTGCCGTGCCGCGCGGTGATGTACGACGCGTACCGCGCCTCGAACGCGGCGTCCTCGGACGACTGCGACGGCAGCCGTTCGAGGAGTACGTCGACGGCGCTGACCAGCTGCGCGAGCTGCTGGCTCTGCCGGGTCTGCTGCCGGGCGATGTACGTGGAGCGCTGCGTGAAGAAGTTCAGGATGTGCAGGGACGCGGTGTGCAGCAGCCGTTCGAGGAACAGCTCGGCGTCGCGACTGAGCGCGAAGGTCGCGATGGTCACGGCTGTCCGCGAACGCAGGGTGCGGGTGAACTCCTCGGGGCCGAGCGCGACGGCTTCGTAGTCCGCGATGGTGAGGGTGCCGAGGGCGGCGAGCGAGTGCGCGAGGGCGGTCCTGACCGCGACGGCCTCGGTGGCGTCCACGGGGAGCTCGCCGGGCCTCGCGGCCTTCAGCGCCCTGCGGACGAGTTCGTCGGCGATCTTCTCGACGTCCTTCGGGGCGACGTCCCGCTTCTCGC contains:
- a CDS encoding NACHT domain-containing protein; amino-acid sequence: MVDPGALGARLASGAVAPLVKKLFVTDLPGAALVTEPVRISGLVSFKGEKRDVAPKDVEKIADELVRRALKAARPGELPVDATEAVAVRTALAHSLAALGTLTIADYEAVALGPEEFTRTLRSRTAVTIATFALSRDAELFLERLLHTASLHILNFFTQRSTYIARQQTRQSQQLAQLVSAVDVLLERLPSQSSEDAAFEARYASYITARHGTLTIYGLDVYAGTSEWPLDTAYLSLAATRDRPGEGAAQVAAEQVLAQHDHVLLRGVAGSGKTTLVQWLAVTAADLTYEHGATHLMGRVPFVLPMRRIVRPGTELPVPADFLAAVGCLVTGEQPAGWVERVLRAGRGVLLVDGIDEIPEERRKDAKRWLRDLTRTFPGNLWLVTTRPSAVPDRWLDTTDFVELTLSPMARDGVETFVRRWHRAAGADDAVGAALLRSVRAASELNRLATNPLMCGMLCALHRERRGFLPQDRKSLYEAALTMLLERRDVERQVAPGPSSAVRLPLTVQVQILQKLAWWLIRNSRSEMDRSDAVHIVEEAAPSMDLDGSGADVYAWLLLRSGLLREPAAGRVDFLHRTFQDYLGARLAVQELDFDLLVNHADRTQWEDVILLAVAHARPKEAERMLRRLVAGNTARGKLLAAAALPYAAEVAPAVRQLVEEGVRTLVPPRTVREAHTLAEAGRDLVLHLLPGPNEVDDELARLVVFAAARVGSPQALHFLTRFRDHPSSWVQLALALCWGGFDRELYVREVIAHLSSRPTVPVHAPEDLRALRAIGGWPDVYVTGAYRVEDLTELIVPEQLTRLTLDAPHPAEGLSWLSAFPNLTDVWVYSHVSEAEAQQVPPHVRLTVRPSHGD